From the genome of Drosophila melanogaster chromosome 2L, one region includes:
- the nAChRalpha6 gene encoding nicotinic acetylcholine receptor alpha6, isoform B: protein MDSPLPASLSLFVLLIFLAIIKESCQGPHEKRLLNHLLSTYNTLERPVANESEPLEVKFGLTLQQIIDVDEKNQLLITNLWLSLEWNDYNLRWNETEYGGVKDLRITPNKLWKPDVLMYNSADEGFDGTYHTNIVVKHNGSCLYVPPGIFKSTCKIDITWFPFDDQHCEMKFGSWTYDGNQLDLVLNSEDGGDLSDFITNGEWYLLAMPGKKNTIVYACCPEPYVDITFTIQIRRRTLYYFFNLIVPCVLISSMALLGFTLPPDSGEKLTLGVTILLSLTVFLNLVAESMPTTSDAVPLIGTYFNCIMFMVASSVVLTVVVLNYHHRTADIHEMPPWIKSVFLQWLPWILRMGRPGRKITRKTILLSNRMKELELKERSSKSLLANVLDIDDDFRHTISGSQTAIGSSASFGRPTTVEEHHTAIGCNHKDLHLILKELQFITARMRKADDEAELIGDWKFAAMVVDRFCLIVFTLFTIIATVTVLLSAPHIIVQ from the exons AAAGCTGTCAAGGACCTCATGAAAAGCGCCTGCTGAACCATCTGCTGTCCACCTACAATACGCTGGAGCGACCCGTGGCCAATGAATCGGAGCCCCTGGAGGTTAAGTTCGGACTGACGCTGCAGCAGATCATCGACGTG GACGAGAAGAATCAGCTTCTCATAACGAATCTTTGGCTTTCGTTG GAGTGGAACGACTACAATCTGCGCTGGAATGAAACGGAATACGGCGGGGTCAAGGATCTACGAATCACGCCCAACAAGCTGTGGAAGCCCGACGTGCTCATGTACAACAG CGCGGATGAGGGATTCGATGGCACGTATCACACCAACATTGTGGTCAAACATAACGGCAGTTGTCTGTACGTGCCCCCTGGTATCTTCAAGAGCACATGCAAGATAGACATCACGTGGTTCCCATTTGATGACCAACATTGCGAAATGAAATTCGGTAGTTGGACTTACGATGGAAATCAG TTGGATTTGGTTTTGAATTCCGAAGATGGAGGGGATCTTTCCGATTTCATAACAAATGGCGAGTGGTACTTGCTTG CCATGCCGGGAAAGAAGAATACGATAGTCTACGCCTGCTGCCCAGAACCATATGTCGATATCACCTTTACTATACAAATTCGTCGCCGtacattatattattttttcaatttaattgtgCCATGTGTGCTAATCTCATCGATGGCCCTACTGGGCTTCACATTGCCGCCGGATTCGGGCGAGAAACTGACGCTGG GCGTAACTATACTACTATCATTAACAGTATTTCTAAACCTTGTCGCCGAGTCCATGCCGACAACGTCGGATGCTGTTCCTCTTATAG GCACCTACTTCAATTGCATCATGTTCATGGTCGCCTCGTCGGTGGTGCTGACAGTAGTGGTGCTCAACTACCACCATCGCACAGCGGACATTCACGAGATGCCACCGTGG ATCAAGTCCGTTTTCCTACAATGGCTGCCCTGGATCTTGCGAATGGGTCGACCCGGTCGCAAGATTACACGCAAAACAATACTATTAAGCAATCGCATGAAGGAGCTGGAGCTAAAGGAGCGCTCCTCCAAATCCCTGCTGGCCAATGTCCTCGACATCGACGACGACTTCCGGCACACAATATCTGGCTCCCAAACCGCCATTGGCTCGTCGGC CAGCTTCGGTCGGCCCACAACGGTGGAGGAGCATCACACGGCCATCGGCTGCAATCACAAAGATCTTCATCTAATTCTCAAAGAATTGCAATTTATTACGGCGCGGATGCGCAAAGCTGACGACGAAGCGGAATTGATCGGCGATTGGAAGTTCGCGGCAATGGTTGTGGATAG attttgtttaattgttttcaCGCTCTTCACGATTATTGCAACGGTTACGGTGCTGCTCTCCGCTCCGCACATAATCGTGCAATAA
- the nAChRalpha6 gene encoding nicotinic acetylcholine receptor alpha6, isoform A codes for MDSPLPASLSLFVLLIFLAIIKESCQGPHEKRLLNHLLSTYNTLERPVANESEPLEVKFGLTLQQIIDVDEKNQILTTNAWLNLEWNDYNLRWNETEYGGVKDLRITPNKLWKPDVLMYNSADEGFDGTYHTNIVVKHNGSCLYVPPGIFKSTCKIDITWFPFDDQHCEMKFGSWTYDGNQLDLVLNSEDGGDLSDFITNGEWYLLAMPGKKNTIVYACCPEPYVDITFTIQIRRRTLYYFFNLIVPCVLISSMALLGFTLPPDSGEKLTLGVTILLSLTVFLNLVAETLPQVSDAIPLLGTYFNCIMFMVASSVVLTVVVLNYHHRTADIHEMPPWIKSVFLQWLPWILRMGRPGRKITRKTILLSNRMKELELKERSSKSLLANVLDIDDDFRHTISGSQTAIGSSASFGRPTTVEEHHTAIGCNHKDLHLILKELQFITARMRKADDEAELIGDWKFAAMVVDRFCLIVFTLFTIIATVTVLLSAPHIIVQ; via the exons AAAGCTGTCAAGGACCTCATGAAAAGCGCCTGCTGAACCATCTGCTGTCCACCTACAATACGCTGGAGCGACCCGTGGCCAATGAATCGGAGCCCCTGGAGGTTAAGTTCGGACTGACGCTGCAGCAGATCATCGACGTG GATGAAAAGAATCAGATTCTGACCACAAATGCGTGGTTAAATTTG GAGTGGAACGACTACAATCTGCGCTGGAATGAAACGGAATACGGCGGGGTCAAGGATCTACGAATCACGCCCAACAAGCTGTGGAAGCCCGACGTGCTCATGTACAACAG CGCGGATGAGGGATTCGATGGCACGTATCACACCAACATTGTGGTCAAACATAACGGCAGTTGTCTGTACGTGCCCCCTGGTATCTTCAAGAGCACATGCAAGATAGACATCACGTGGTTCCCATTTGATGACCAACATTGCGAAATGAAATTCGGTAGTTGGACTTACGATGGAAATCAG TTGGATTTGGTTTTGAATTCCGAAGATGGAGGGGATCTTTCCGATTTCATAACAAATGGCGAGTGGTACTTGCTTG CCATGCCGGGAAAGAAGAATACGATAGTCTACGCCTGCTGCCCAGAACCATATGTCGATATCACCTTTACTATACAAATTCGTCGCCGtacattatattattttttcaatttaattgtgCCATGTGTGCTAATCTCATCGATGGCCCTACTGGGCTTCACATTGCCGCCGGATTCGGGCGAGAAACTGACGCTGG GAGTTACAATTCTTCTATCGCTCACAGTGTTTCTCAACCTTGTAGCTGAGACATTGCCCCAAGTATCTGATGCAATCCCCTTGTTAG GCACCTACTTCAATTGCATCATGTTCATGGTCGCCTCGTCGGTGGTGCTGACAGTAGTGGTGCTCAACTACCACCATCGCACAGCGGACATTCACGAGATGCCACCGTGG ATCAAGTCCGTTTTCCTACAATGGCTGCCCTGGATCTTGCGAATGGGTCGACCCGGTCGCAAGATTACACGCAAAACAATACTATTAAGCAATCGCATGAAGGAGCTGGAGCTAAAGGAGCGCTCCTCCAAATCCCTGCTGGCCAATGTCCTCGACATCGACGACGACTTCCGGCACACAATATCTGGCTCCCAAACCGCCATTGGCTCGTCGGC CAGCTTCGGTCGGCCCACAACGGTGGAGGAGCATCACACGGCCATCGGCTGCAATCACAAAGATCTTCATCTAATTCTCAAAGAATTGCAATTTATTACGGCGCGGATGCGCAAAGCTGACGACGAAGCGGAATTGATCGGCGATTGGAAGTTCGCGGCAATGGTTGTGGATAG attttgtttaattgttttcaCGCTCTTCACGATTATTGCAACGGTTACGGTGCTGCTCTCCGCTCCGCACATAATCGTGCAATAA
- the nAChRalpha6 gene encoding nicotinic acetylcholine receptor alpha6, isoform E → MDSPLPASLSLFVLLIFLAIIKESCQGPHEKRLLNHLLSTYNTLERPVANESEPLEVKFGLTLQQIIDVDEKNQILTTNAWLNLEWNDYNLRWNETEYGGVKDLRITPNKLWKPDVLMYNSADEGFDGTYHTNIVVKHNGSCLYVPPGIFKSTCKIDITWFPFDDQHCEMKFGSWTYDGNQLDLVLNSEDGGDLSDFITNGEWYLLAMPGKKNTIVYACCPEPYVDITFTIQIRRRTLYYFFNLIVPCVLISSMALLGFTLPPDSGEKLTLGVTILLSLTVFLNLVAESMPTTSDAVPLIGVTILLSLTVFLNLVAETLPQVSDAIPLLGTYFNCIMFMVASSVVLTVVVLNYHHRTADIHEMPPWIKSVFLQWLPWILRMGRPGRKITRKTILLSNRMKELELKERSSKSLLANVLDIDDDFRHTISGSQTAIGSSASFGRPTTVEEHHTAIGCNHKDLHLILKELQFITARMRKADDEAELIGDWKFAAMVVDRFCLIVFTLFTIIATVTVLLSAPHIIVQ, encoded by the exons AAAGCTGTCAAGGACCTCATGAAAAGCGCCTGCTGAACCATCTGCTGTCCACCTACAATACGCTGGAGCGACCCGTGGCCAATGAATCGGAGCCCCTGGAGGTTAAGTTCGGACTGACGCTGCAGCAGATCATCGACGTG GATGAAAAGAATCAGATTCTGACCACAAATGCGTGGTTAAATTTG GAGTGGAACGACTACAATCTGCGCTGGAATGAAACGGAATACGGCGGGGTCAAGGATCTACGAATCACGCCCAACAAGCTGTGGAAGCCCGACGTGCTCATGTACAACAG CGCGGATGAGGGATTCGATGGCACGTATCACACCAACATTGTGGTCAAACATAACGGCAGTTGTCTGTACGTGCCCCCTGGTATCTTCAAGAGCACATGCAAGATAGACATCACGTGGTTCCCATTTGATGACCAACATTGCGAAATGAAATTCGGTAGTTGGACTTACGATGGAAATCAG TTGGATTTGGTTTTGAATTCCGAAGATGGAGGGGATCTTTCCGATTTCATAACAAATGGCGAGTGGTACTTGCTTG CCATGCCGGGAAAGAAGAATACGATAGTCTACGCCTGCTGCCCAGAACCATATGTCGATATCACCTTTACTATACAAATTCGTCGCCGtacattatattattttttcaatttaattgtgCCATGTGTGCTAATCTCATCGATGGCCCTACTGGGCTTCACATTGCCGCCGGATTCGGGCGAGAAACTGACGCTGG GCGTAACTATACTACTATCATTAACAGTATTTCTAAACCTTGTCGCCGAGTCCATGCCGACAACGTCGGATGCTGTTCCTCTTATAG GAGTTACAATTCTTCTATCGCTCACAGTGTTTCTCAACCTTGTAGCTGAGACATTGCCCCAAGTATCTGATGCAATCCCCTTGTTAG GCACCTACTTCAATTGCATCATGTTCATGGTCGCCTCGTCGGTGGTGCTGACAGTAGTGGTGCTCAACTACCACCATCGCACAGCGGACATTCACGAGATGCCACCGTGG ATCAAGTCCGTTTTCCTACAATGGCTGCCCTGGATCTTGCGAATGGGTCGACCCGGTCGCAAGATTACACGCAAAACAATACTATTAAGCAATCGCATGAAGGAGCTGGAGCTAAAGGAGCGCTCCTCCAAATCCCTGCTGGCCAATGTCCTCGACATCGACGACGACTTCCGGCACACAATATCTGGCTCCCAAACCGCCATTGGCTCGTCGGC CAGCTTCGGTCGGCCCACAACGGTGGAGGAGCATCACACGGCCATCGGCTGCAATCACAAAGATCTTCATCTAATTCTCAAAGAATTGCAATTTATTACGGCGCGGATGCGCAAAGCTGACGACGAAGCGGAATTGATCGGCGATTGGAAGTTCGCGGCAATGGTTGTGGATAG attttgtttaattgttttcaCGCTCTTCACGATTATTGCAACGGTTACGGTGCTGCTCTCCGCTCCGCACATAATCGTGCAATAA
- the nAChRalpha6 gene encoding nicotinic acetylcholine receptor alpha6, isoform C: MDSPLPASLSLFVLLIFLAIIKESCQGPHEKRLLNHLLSTYNTLERPVANESEPLEVKFGLTLQQIIDVDEKNQLLITNLWLSLEWNDYNLRWNETEYGGVKDLRITPNKLWKPDVLMYNSADEGFDGTYHTNIVVKHNGSCLYVPPGIFKSTCKIDITWFPFDDQHCEMKFGSWTYDGNQLDLVLNSEDGGDLSDFITNGEWYLLAMPGKKNTIVYACCPEPYVDITFTIQIRRRTLYYFFNLIVPCVLISSMALLGFTLPPDSGEKLTLGVTILLSLTVFLNLVAETLPQVSDAIPLLGTYFNCIMFMVASSVVLTVVVLNYHHRTADIHEMPPWIKSVFLQWLPWILRMGRPGRKITRKTILLSNRMKELELKERSSKSLLANVLDIDDDFRHTISGSQTAIGSSASFGRPTTVEEHHTAIGCNHKDLHLILKELQFITARMRKADDEAELIGDWKFAAMVVDRFCLIVFTLFTIIATVTVLLSAPHIIVQ; this comes from the exons AAAGCTGTCAAGGACCTCATGAAAAGCGCCTGCTGAACCATCTGCTGTCCACCTACAATACGCTGGAGCGACCCGTGGCCAATGAATCGGAGCCCCTGGAGGTTAAGTTCGGACTGACGCTGCAGCAGATCATCGACGTG GACGAGAAGAATCAGCTTCTCATAACGAATCTTTGGCTTTCGTTG GAGTGGAACGACTACAATCTGCGCTGGAATGAAACGGAATACGGCGGGGTCAAGGATCTACGAATCACGCCCAACAAGCTGTGGAAGCCCGACGTGCTCATGTACAACAG CGCGGATGAGGGATTCGATGGCACGTATCACACCAACATTGTGGTCAAACATAACGGCAGTTGTCTGTACGTGCCCCCTGGTATCTTCAAGAGCACATGCAAGATAGACATCACGTGGTTCCCATTTGATGACCAACATTGCGAAATGAAATTCGGTAGTTGGACTTACGATGGAAATCAG TTGGATTTGGTTTTGAATTCCGAAGATGGAGGGGATCTTTCCGATTTCATAACAAATGGCGAGTGGTACTTGCTTG CCATGCCGGGAAAGAAGAATACGATAGTCTACGCCTGCTGCCCAGAACCATATGTCGATATCACCTTTACTATACAAATTCGTCGCCGtacattatattattttttcaatttaattgtgCCATGTGTGCTAATCTCATCGATGGCCCTACTGGGCTTCACATTGCCGCCGGATTCGGGCGAGAAACTGACGCTGG GAGTTACAATTCTTCTATCGCTCACAGTGTTTCTCAACCTTGTAGCTGAGACATTGCCCCAAGTATCTGATGCAATCCCCTTGTTAG GCACCTACTTCAATTGCATCATGTTCATGGTCGCCTCGTCGGTGGTGCTGACAGTAGTGGTGCTCAACTACCACCATCGCACAGCGGACATTCACGAGATGCCACCGTGG ATCAAGTCCGTTTTCCTACAATGGCTGCCCTGGATCTTGCGAATGGGTCGACCCGGTCGCAAGATTACACGCAAAACAATACTATTAAGCAATCGCATGAAGGAGCTGGAGCTAAAGGAGCGCTCCTCCAAATCCCTGCTGGCCAATGTCCTCGACATCGACGACGACTTCCGGCACACAATATCTGGCTCCCAAACCGCCATTGGCTCGTCGGC CAGCTTCGGTCGGCCCACAACGGTGGAGGAGCATCACACGGCCATCGGCTGCAATCACAAAGATCTTCATCTAATTCTCAAAGAATTGCAATTTATTACGGCGCGGATGCGCAAAGCTGACGACGAAGCGGAATTGATCGGCGATTGGAAGTTCGCGGCAATGGTTGTGGATAG attttgtttaattgttttcaCGCTCTTCACGATTATTGCAACGGTTACGGTGCTGCTCTCCGCTCCGCACATAATCGTGCAATAA
- the nAChRalpha6 gene encoding nicotinic acetylcholine receptor alpha6, isoform D: MDSPLPASLSLFVLLIFLAIIKESCQGPHEKRLLNHLLSTYNTLERPVANESEPLEVKFGLTLQQIIDVDEKNQILTTNAWLNLDEKNQLLITNLWLSLEWNDYNLRWNETEYGGVKDLRITPNKLWKPDVLMYNSADEGFDGTYHTNIVVKHNGSCLYVPPGIFKSTCKIDITWFPFDDQHCEMKFGSWTYDGNQLDLVLNSEDGGDLSDFITNGEWYLLAMPGKKNTIVYACCPEPYVDITFTIQIRRRTLYYFFNLIVPCVLISSMALLGFTLPPDSGEKLTLGVTILLSLTVFLNLVAETLPQVSDAIPLLGTYFNCIMFMVASSVVLTVVVLNYHHRTADIHEMPPWIKSVFLQWLPWILRMGRPGRKITRKTILLSNRMKELELKERSSKSLLANVLDIDDDFRHTISGSQTAIGSSASFGRPTTVEEHHTAIGCNHKDLHLILKELQFITARMRKADDEAELIGDWKFAAMVVDRFCLIVFTLFTIIATVTVLLSAPHIIVQ, encoded by the exons AAAGCTGTCAAGGACCTCATGAAAAGCGCCTGCTGAACCATCTGCTGTCCACCTACAATACGCTGGAGCGACCCGTGGCCAATGAATCGGAGCCCCTGGAGGTTAAGTTCGGACTGACGCTGCAGCAGATCATCGACGTG GATGAAAAGAATCAGATTCTGACCACAAATGCGTGGTTAAATTTG GACGAGAAGAATCAGCTTCTCATAACGAATCTTTGGCTTTCGTTG GAGTGGAACGACTACAATCTGCGCTGGAATGAAACGGAATACGGCGGGGTCAAGGATCTACGAATCACGCCCAACAAGCTGTGGAAGCCCGACGTGCTCATGTACAACAG CGCGGATGAGGGATTCGATGGCACGTATCACACCAACATTGTGGTCAAACATAACGGCAGTTGTCTGTACGTGCCCCCTGGTATCTTCAAGAGCACATGCAAGATAGACATCACGTGGTTCCCATTTGATGACCAACATTGCGAAATGAAATTCGGTAGTTGGACTTACGATGGAAATCAG TTGGATTTGGTTTTGAATTCCGAAGATGGAGGGGATCTTTCCGATTTCATAACAAATGGCGAGTGGTACTTGCTTG CCATGCCGGGAAAGAAGAATACGATAGTCTACGCCTGCTGCCCAGAACCATATGTCGATATCACCTTTACTATACAAATTCGTCGCCGtacattatattattttttcaatttaattgtgCCATGTGTGCTAATCTCATCGATGGCCCTACTGGGCTTCACATTGCCGCCGGATTCGGGCGAGAAACTGACGCTGG GAGTTACAATTCTTCTATCGCTCACAGTGTTTCTCAACCTTGTAGCTGAGACATTGCCCCAAGTATCTGATGCAATCCCCTTGTTAG GCACCTACTTCAATTGCATCATGTTCATGGTCGCCTCGTCGGTGGTGCTGACAGTAGTGGTGCTCAACTACCACCATCGCACAGCGGACATTCACGAGATGCCACCGTGG ATCAAGTCCGTTTTCCTACAATGGCTGCCCTGGATCTTGCGAATGGGTCGACCCGGTCGCAAGATTACACGCAAAACAATACTATTAAGCAATCGCATGAAGGAGCTGGAGCTAAAGGAGCGCTCCTCCAAATCCCTGCTGGCCAATGTCCTCGACATCGACGACGACTTCCGGCACACAATATCTGGCTCCCAAACCGCCATTGGCTCGTCGGC CAGCTTCGGTCGGCCCACAACGGTGGAGGAGCATCACACGGCCATCGGCTGCAATCACAAAGATCTTCATCTAATTCTCAAAGAATTGCAATTTATTACGGCGCGGATGCGCAAAGCTGACGACGAAGCGGAATTGATCGGCGATTGGAAGTTCGCGGCAATGGTTGTGGATAG attttgtttaattgttttcaCGCTCTTCACGATTATTGCAACGGTTACGGTGCTGCTCTCCGCTCCGCACATAATCGTGCAATAA
- the nAChRalpha6 gene encoding nicotinic acetylcholine receptor alpha6, isoform H — protein MDSPLPASLSLFVLLIFLAIIKESCQGPHEKRLLNHLLSTYNTLERPVANESEPLEVKFGLTLQQIIDVDEKNQILTTNAWLNLEWNDYNLRWNETEYGGVKDLRITPNKLWKPDVLMYNSADEGFDGTYHTNIVVKHNGSCLYVPPGIFKSTCKIDITWFPFDDQHCEMKFGSWTYDGNQLDLVLNSEDGGDLSDFITNGEWYLLAMPGKKNTIVYACCPEPYVDITFTIQIRRRTLYYFFNLIVPCVLISSMALLGFTLPPDSGEKLTLGVTILLSLTVFLNLVAESMPTTSDAVPLIGTYFNCIMFMVASSVVLTVVVLNYHHRTADIHEMPPWIKSVFLQWLPWILRMGRPGRKITRKTILLSNRMKELELKERSSKSLLANVLDIDDDFRHTISGSQTAIGSSASFGRPTTVEEHHTAIGCNHKDLHLILKELQFITARMRKADDEAELIGDWKFAAMVVDRFCLIVFTLFTIIATVTVLLSAPHIIVQ, from the exons AAAGCTGTCAAGGACCTCATGAAAAGCGCCTGCTGAACCATCTGCTGTCCACCTACAATACGCTGGAGCGACCCGTGGCCAATGAATCGGAGCCCCTGGAGGTTAAGTTCGGACTGACGCTGCAGCAGATCATCGACGTG GATGAAAAGAATCAGATTCTGACCACAAATGCGTGGTTAAATTTG GAGTGGAACGACTACAATCTGCGCTGGAATGAAACGGAATACGGCGGGGTCAAGGATCTACGAATCACGCCCAACAAGCTGTGGAAGCCCGACGTGCTCATGTACAACAG CGCGGATGAGGGATTCGATGGCACGTATCACACCAACATTGTGGTCAAACATAACGGCAGTTGTCTGTACGTGCCCCCTGGTATCTTCAAGAGCACATGCAAGATAGACATCACGTGGTTCCCATTTGATGACCAACATTGCGAAATGAAATTCGGTAGTTGGACTTACGATGGAAATCAG TTGGATTTGGTTTTGAATTCCGAAGATGGAGGGGATCTTTCCGATTTCATAACAAATGGCGAGTGGTACTTGCTTG CCATGCCGGGAAAGAAGAATACGATAGTCTACGCCTGCTGCCCAGAACCATATGTCGATATCACCTTTACTATACAAATTCGTCGCCGtacattatattattttttcaatttaattgtgCCATGTGTGCTAATCTCATCGATGGCCCTACTGGGCTTCACATTGCCGCCGGATTCGGGCGAGAAACTGACGCTGG GCGTAACTATACTACTATCATTAACAGTATTTCTAAACCTTGTCGCCGAGTCCATGCCGACAACGTCGGATGCTGTTCCTCTTATAG GCACCTACTTCAATTGCATCATGTTCATGGTCGCCTCGTCGGTGGTGCTGACAGTAGTGGTGCTCAACTACCACCATCGCACAGCGGACATTCACGAGATGCCACCGTGG ATCAAGTCCGTTTTCCTACAATGGCTGCCCTGGATCTTGCGAATGGGTCGACCCGGTCGCAAGATTACACGCAAAACAATACTATTAAGCAATCGCATGAAGGAGCTGGAGCTAAAGGAGCGCTCCTCCAAATCCCTGCTGGCCAATGTCCTCGACATCGACGACGACTTCCGGCACACAATATCTGGCTCCCAAACCGCCATTGGCTCGTCGGC CAGCTTCGGTCGGCCCACAACGGTGGAGGAGCATCACACGGCCATCGGCTGCAATCACAAAGATCTTCATCTAATTCTCAAAGAATTGCAATTTATTACGGCGCGGATGCGCAAAGCTGACGACGAAGCGGAATTGATCGGCGATTGGAAGTTCGCGGCAATGGTTGTGGATAG attttgtttaattgttttcaCGCTCTTCACGATTATTGCAACGGTTACGGTGCTGCTCTCCGCTCCGCACATAATCGTGCAATAA